The DNA sequence AAAATATCCGGTGGAATATCTTTGATGGAACGGGCTCCTTTTCGTTTTTCTGTCATAATGCCTGTATTAATTCTTCTATATCTACTCTGCTCATGTAATTTACATCTAAAAATTTATATAGAATCTTACCATTTTCATCCACTACAAAAACAGCAGGAACCGGTAATGTATTTTCATTATTATTGTTGAAAAGAGAAAGATCAATTCCTAAATCCTGATAATAAGGCAATACGAAATCCTGCAGCTGAAATACAATACCCAGCTTTTTTGCAAAATCATTATTGTGATCAGTAAGTACTTCAAATTTAAGATTGTTTTTTTCTGCCATCGTCAGAGAATGATCCGGACTTTGAGGAGAAATGGCGACTAAAACAGCATTTTTTTCTTTTATTCTTGAAAGATTATCCTGCAAAAACTTCAATTCCAGATTACAGTAAGGACACCAGCTTCCTCTATAAAAAGCCAGAATTATTTTTCCATTTTTAAGGATTTCCTGTGAGTCTACCTTTTTGCCGACTGCATTGGGTATAGAAAACCCCGGTATTTTATCGCCGATCTGAATACTGTTCTGTCCTATATTTTTTGTTTTTAAATCTTCAATAGAATGTACGAATGCATCCAACATTTCTTTTG is a window from the Chryseobacterium indologenes genome containing:
- a CDS encoding peroxiredoxin-like family protein; translation: MNTLAMEIEQLNCELSSQLPKEMLDAFVHSIEDLKTKNIGQNSIQIGDKIPGFSIPNAVGKKVDSQEILKNGKIILAFYRGSWCPYCNLELKFLQDNLSRIKEKNAVLVAISPQSPDHSLTMAEKNNLKFEVLTDHNNDFAKKLGIVFQLQDFVLPYYQDLGIDLSLFNNNNENTLPVPAVFVVDENGKILYKFLDVNYMSRVDIEELIQAL